Proteins from a single region of Crassaminicella profunda:
- a CDS encoding DUF3841 domain-containing protein encodes MDKEKITLYAAQRKIVLDTIEEKGIYHVKKEYITKKYGQVAHTFLTSYNWFIHKAEKIVPKPEGAEYPVWLFTDLKYVEHHADTRVLEIKVDRDQALVFDRAKWNRILNLSYIPKDEEDAKAYEALLEKQGIQDETDIYMKNFYPHLKAKVKKSWDRLFDDSIVLSQSKRAALWEIRKEWIVRVIE; translated from the coding sequence ATGGATAAAGAAAAAATCACCTTATATGCCGCTCAAAGAAAGATTGTATTAGATACCATTGAAGAAAAAGGTATATATCATGTGAAAAAAGAATATATTACAAAAAAATATGGACAAGTAGCCCATACTTTTCTAACTTCTTATAATTGGTTTATTCATAAGGCAGAAAAAATAGTTCCTAAACCAGAAGGGGCAGAATATCCTGTTTGGCTATTTACGGATTTAAAATATGTTGAACATCATGCTGACACTCGTGTTTTAGAGATAAAAGTAGATCGTGATCAAGCCCTTGTATTTGATCGAGCAAAATGGAACCGTATTTTGAACCTTTCTTATATTCCTAAAGATGAAGAGGATGCTAAAGCATATGAAGCACTTTTAGAAAAGCAAGGGATTCAAGATGAAACGGATATATATATGAAAAATTTTTATCCTCATTTAAAAGCAAAGGTAAAGAAAAGCTGGGACCGTTTATTTGATGATAGTATTGTTTTATCCCAATCAAAAAGAGCAGCTTTGTGGGAAATACGAAAGGAATGGATTGTTCGGGTTATAGAATAG
- a CDS encoding NAD(P)/FAD-dependent oxidoreductase yields MKLVAGNMLWTNINKIPNQYNYLNESITCDVLVIGGGISGAIAAYYLTKSGVNTVLVDKNIIGYGSTSGSTSILQYEIDTDLHGLISMIGEKKGVKSFELCKEAVYDIEKIINDLEDDCDFSLTECFYYATKASMVSSLKKEFDARKKHGFHVEFLDKKDAQKRFSFPVEGGIYSKFGAAQIDPYRFTHALIAKAVKNKLKVYENTEITNIYPKEEHVLLETKNHFNIQAKKVIIATGYEGRKYIKEKIVHLLRTFTLVTKPVKNFNGWFHQCIIRDNNDPYTYLRITGDKRIIIGGEDEKVGGINSKMSNLSNDDLVSNKKYELLLNRLKSYFPEIKDIAPEYQFSGLFGVTKDGLPYIGEYKDFPNCYFSLGYGANGILYSILGGQLLRDSILGKDRPELELFRFNR; encoded by the coding sequence ATGAAGTTAGTAGCTGGAAATATGCTTTGGACAAATATAAATAAGATTCCTAATCAATATAATTATTTAAATGAATCTATTACATGTGATGTTTTAGTTATTGGAGGGGGGATAAGTGGCGCAATAGCTGCTTATTATTTGACTAAGTCAGGTGTAAATACAGTCCTTGTAGATAAAAATATTATAGGATATGGAAGTACTAGTGGATCTACTTCTATATTACAATATGAAATTGATACGGATTTACATGGACTCATCAGTATGATAGGAGAAAAGAAAGGGGTAAAATCCTTTGAACTTTGCAAAGAAGCAGTTTATGATATAGAAAAAATAATAAATGATTTAGAAGATGATTGTGATTTTTCATTAACAGAATGTTTTTATTATGCAACAAAAGCGTCAATGGTTTCTTCTTTAAAAAAAGAATTTGATGCAAGAAAAAAACATGGATTTCATGTAGAATTTTTAGATAAAAAAGATGCACAAAAAAGATTCTCTTTTCCAGTAGAAGGTGGGATTTATTCGAAATTTGGAGCAGCACAAATAGACCCTTATCGATTTACCCATGCACTGATTGCTAAGGCTGTAAAGAACAAATTAAAAGTGTATGAAAATACAGAGATTACAAATATATATCCCAAAGAGGAGCATGTATTATTGGAAACGAAAAATCATTTTAATATTCAAGCAAAAAAAGTAATTATTGCTACCGGCTATGAAGGAAGAAAATATATTAAAGAAAAAATAGTTCATTTACTTAGAACCTTTACCCTTGTCACAAAACCTGTAAAGAATTTTAATGGGTGGTTTCATCAATGTATTATAAGAGATAATAATGATCCTTATACTTATTTAAGAATTACAGGGGATAAAAGAATCATTATAGGTGGAGAGGACGAGAAGGTAGGAGGAATAAATAGTAAAATGTCTAATTTATCTAATGATGATTTGGTATCTAATAAAAAATATGAACTATTATTGAATCGATTGAAGTCATATTTTCCTGAAATAAAGGATATAGCCCCTGAATACCAATTTAGTGGATTATTTGGAGTAACAAAAGATGGATTGCCTTATATTGGAGAATATAAAGATTTCCCTAATTGCTATTTTTCTTTAGGATATGGAGCAAATGGAATTCTATATTCTATTTTGGGTGGGCAATTATTAAGAGATTCCATTTTAGGAAAAGACAGACCGGAGTTAGAATTATTTAGATTTAATAGATAA
- a CDS encoding DUF3841 domain-containing protein, giving the protein MHMTKNLDSSNEKIRLWTRQHKKVWEELKEKGIYRAKKEHIIEKNDTISDYYLKLYDWYIKHAQRFVPRPEGVTYPIWLSTSSENRLQLVENTVVLELEVDRKDVVITDFDKWGYVVNYWYVPIDKQDEKKHNEELKRYGIGDESALIMGDKGNFYPLLKNKIIKSWERMFYITNEETCFTQATLWEIKKEWVVDVLQG; this is encoded by the coding sequence ATGCATATGACGAAAAATCTGGATAGCTCTAATGAAAAAATAAGATTATGGACAAGACAGCATAAAAAGGTGTGGGAAGAATTAAAAGAGAAGGGAATTTATCGAGCTAAAAAAGAACATATCATAGAGAAAAATGACACTATATCAGATTATTATTTGAAGCTATATGATTGGTACATAAAACATGCACAAAGGTTTGTCCCTAGACCAGAAGGGGTAACCTATCCTATTTGGCTTTCAACATCATCAGAAAATAGGCTTCAGCTTGTAGAAAATACGGTGGTATTAGAGTTAGAAGTAGATCGAAAAGATGTGGTGATTACAGATTTTGATAAATGGGGGTATGTGGTAAATTATTGGTATGTTCCTATTGATAAACAAGATGAAAAGAAACATAATGAAGAATTAAAAAGATATGGTATAGGGGATGAATCTGCTTTGATTATGGGGGATAAAGGAAATTTCTATCCACTACTAAAAAATAAAATTATAAAGAGCTGGGAAAGAATGTTTTATATAACGAATGAAGAGACATGTTTTACACAAGCAACTCTATGGGAGATTAAAAAGGAATGGGTGGTAGATGTTTTACAAGGGTAA